The sequence below is a genomic window from Brettanomyces bruxellensis chromosome 9, complete sequence.
TCTTTAACTGAGGGATTCTCAGAAAGTTTGTGCATCAAATCATTGTAAcgtttcaaattttttagaTAAGCAAGTTTCTTACCTTCGATTGTCTTCTCGCTAGGTCCTCCATCGCAGCTAGATATCTCTAGGTTCGGATGTAATACAAACAATTGCATGCTTATTAACCACCAATAATTTATGTTCCTTAGCTTTATATGTCAATGCAAAGTTTTCATAAAAATTTATGTCAGcagagaaaatgaaataatatatGTATAGGATAATCAATTGTATCACATAGAAAGGATCAGAAAAGAATTACTCTCAAGTGGCAAATATGACCCACTTATGTCATTTTATAGAGACAGTTTTCTTCGTTGGAAGATGCTGGTTGCTTccatcaatttcttaatGTGGAACGAACAATTGGAACTGGTGGCAACCAATCAATCCCAaaattttctgctttttccaaTTCGCTCAGCAATCACAAGAAATCATCCTGAAAATCTGGGGAACATCTTGTTCTTCCAAgaatttccaatttttaGGATGTTCGAATTTCTTAGATTAAATCAATATTTTGTGGGTATTTGGAAACTTTCCATTATGATATATTATTGCTCTAATCTGcctttgctttttgttctcattttttcagTGTTCTGTTAAAAAACGGTAAAATTGAGCTATTCGaaataatacaaataaatccaattttaattctctttttaGAGATGTTGTCACCAGATTTGATTGTACTAATAAAGAGGGATGAGTTATTTGCATTGTTCTAATTACATCATATTTTGTGCCTATTTTTCTGTATTATTTCCAACCAACCAGATTTTGGCTCGGTTCTACTAGTTCATCCTAAAATTCAAATCAACTTGACAGGTTTGTAGTTGACACTCCCTATGTTCCCctctatcttcttttggaattattgttgttttccATTGAATTATGCCAACCATAGATAAGTACTAGTATGTCTTTCATCCAGTTAAATATGAGAAAGTAATAAGTGCATCCCTGCACATTTCAAAAGTGTACACCCGTTCACCAAATACTCTGCGGAGGAAAAAGTTAAACTGCCCGAACTTAGTCGGAGTAGCAGCTAAATGTTTGTCAGACGCTTTGGAAAGTTAGAATACATTCATCTATAGAATTCAGAGTAAAGCTTCACGTTAATATCACTCTGGTTCGGTGATTCAATTTTGCAGATTATGGCAAGTAAGTCTAATCAGTCACCTGTATAAGTTATGAAATTTTCTTACTAACGCAACTTGCGAATTATAATAGAGTCAAAAGCTAGAACTACAATTGTTCAACTCATATCAACAGCCAAAACTGGCTATCGTAGGACTCTAGTTGTCCCAAGAACTGCAAAGGAAGTTACTCAGGTTAGATATGATCCAATAGCGCAAAGGCATGTTATGTTTGTGGAatcaagaaagagaagaggTGCCATTCCTGTGAAACCTTTGGATTTCTCACGAGGAGCCTTTGactggaagaaaaagagatgatttaaatatttatctAACTGGCGATCTTTAGTTTTGCCTTCCTGTACatataatattattatcgTGATCAGCGTACCTTCATGTGCGACActaaatatatttgttcGCACTTACCCGGATATGatttttattattctcAACCTTAATAATAGGcatgttttctttttcccaaTTTGTTttccgcttttttttaattttttaaattttgtgCTTCGTATGGTGGCCTCGCTGGAATTGCCGACGGCGGCAAGGAACTCCAACGCCacatcatttttcacttaACTGGAGTAAAGCTTCTTAATTCTTTATTGGCTCTAAAAGATAAGGCGGCCCCTCCCTGTAATTGTATATGTATATGATACCTTAAAAGTAGTTAATTTTACATTACAGTCAAATATACATTATTggcttctttcttttcatagAGGGGAAAAAGGGAATAATAATTTGGCTTGGAAGTTAGTTTCAACATTTTGGGTGAAAATATAAGCAGTATACATAGTCAGTGTCAGCTAGAATATCCTCGAGTATTATATTcgcattttcattttaggGATATTCGAAGAACATGAGTGAGGATAAACGAGGTTCGGGGATGAAAGAGGACAAGACACCTAAGAGTTTAGTGAAGGGGGAGGAAgacaatgaaaaaatattgagaGAAAGTGAATTCGAAACAAACACGCCCGAAGACAAGTTAATCCCTGAGGTTGGAAGTAGTGACCAACCTGATTCTAAGGAACAGAttgtgaagaaagaagagcCTGAGGTTGAAGATTCAAATAATGCGGCTTTGGGTCAAGAcgatgaggaggaagataGTAACAATCATGACGACGATGGggaagaggaaaatgatgatgacgatgatgacgaCGACGACGacgacgatgatgatgatgatgatggcgaTGATGTTCataggagaaaaagaagaagaggaaatcGGTTTTTAGATGTTGAGGCTGAAGTTGACGAGgacgaggatgaagatgaagacgATGAAGAAGCTGAGTTATTAAAGAAAGATTTCTTGgcagatgatgaagcaCCAGAGGCCGCATCTGCAGCCGCCGAAAGTCACATAAAACTAGACAGATCACGTGAAAAgcttgatgaagaagatgcgCAAGCTTTGGCAGCCCAGTTCCGTGAAAGATATGGAAGATCCGCATCTTCCCGTTACATGGGCAGTGGTGCCAAAGTGTCACAGAGGTTGTTATTGCCCTCCGTTGATGACCCATCCATCTGGGGTATACACGTTAAGCATGGACGTGAGAAGAGCATTGTTAGGCAATTGTATGCAAGAATGTTTAATATGAAGGGTGTCGAAGGTGTGTACAGTGCTTTTCAGAGAGACGACTTTGAGGGTTATATATATGTCGAGGCAAGACGGATCGATGTGGTTGATCGGATTCTTTCCGGTATTCCGGGAATTTATATCACCGGTGGAAAAGTGCTAGTTCCAATTGATGAGTACCCCGACTTGCTTCGTCCCGGAAAACCTGAAGATCATGAAGTTAAACCTGGAAGTTACGTCCGGATCAGGTCTGGAAAGTATAAGGGGGACCTTGGTATCGTTGATAATTTGGCTGACAACGGACTTGAGGCTCGTGTCAAGTTGATTCCAAGGCTAGATTATGGTCGTGGTGTGGGTTCGTTGACCGGACGTGGGCATCGTGGTTATCATAAAGGTATGGCTCGCCCACCTCAAAAGCTCTTTTCACAGTATTCCGCATCACAGTATGATCCTGAACATCTCACAACAGCCCGGACTGAGCGAAATTTCTTTGTTTACAGAAACGAGGAGTATATAGATGGTTATCTTTTCAAGGATATCAGCATGACGCACTTAGTTATGAAAGATATTCGACCAACGTTGCGTGAACTTGAGCTCTTTGGAATGGGCAAAGATAACAATGCACAGAATATTGATAATGAGGCAGAGGGAGGGTCGATGCCGGTGGACATTAACAAGATGGCCAGGAGTCTTAAAAAGGCACAGATATCttcaattctttttcaacCTGGTGATCGTAttgttgtttcttctgGTGAGCAAACTGGAATGCATGGTCATGTTACTAGTGTCGCCGGAAATGGTAAGATTGTGCAAGTAATTCTTAAGGATGGCCGAGCTAAGGAAGAAGTTGAGGTTCCTGCATCCGCTCTCAGAAAAGTTTTTCTACCTGGTGATCACGTTACTGTTGTTCGTGGTGTGCATTCTGGTGAAAGCGGAATGATTGTTCAAGTTCAACGAAAGCAGGTCACTTTAATATCAGACCAAACTGGAAAAGATGTGACCGTCTTTGCAAATTATTTACAGAGATCAGTGGATAGAGGTGCCTTAAATATGGCCACCGAATCCACAGAGCAGGAGGatgctgatgatgaggatggaGAATCCAGTGCGACATTCGAGTTGCATCAAATCGTCCGCTTAAATCCTACTGATGTTGGTCTCGTGATCCGAATGGAAAAGAATGCATTAACGATTCTTCGAACAGATGGATTCACGGTCCGTGTTGAACCTGAACAGATTCAAAGTGCCGTTAAGCTCGATAGGATGACGGAGAAGACGACCGATCGTTTCGGTAACGAAGTTAAGGTGGGAGACGTTATTAAGGAGATTCATGGAGAAAAACGGCAGGGTAACGTTTTGCACGTCTTTCGGACTACCTTGTTTGTGCGGTCCAAAAGTATAGTGGAGAACTCTGGACTATTCGTTGTGGACGCAGACACGGTTCAAATTCTATCAGCACATGCAGACATCTCGACTAATTCGCCTGCTGTGGCAATCTCCGGAGCATTCAAGATGCCAGACTTGAGCCGGATGAACCCAAACAGAATGGCACATCCACAGATTAATGTTTCCAGCACGAAGTTTGGAGGCCGTGATCCAACAATCCATCAATACGTTAGTGTTCGTAAAGGTCCGTACAAGGGTAAAAAGGGGCTTGTTAAGGATGCTAATGGATCCATGGCACGTGTTGAGATGCACAATCCAGCCAAGATCGTTGCAATTAATAAGGTTGATTTGCTCTTTGAAGTCCGTCCGGGTCAATACATTGCCTATGAACAATTTGCTGAGAGCAGAGGGAGGGGAAGACGTGCTGGCAGGGGAGGAAGAGTGTATTCTGATGCGGTTGCCAGACCACCGCCTTCAAGTGCGGGATCGGAATCACCAATGTGGTCTTCATCCGGTCCTACATCAACTGCAGCATCTGTTCCAAATGGTGGTGCTCAAAACGGTGGACTTACTCCATCGTGGTCATCCTCGCGCACCCCTGCCTGGGGTGGAAGAACTCCCGGATGGGGAAATAGTGGTGAAAAGACTCCAAGTTGGACATCCGGTGGGGGAAAGACTCCGGCATGGGGATCGGGTTCACGTTCTTCCTGGGGAGGAAGTAGTACGAGAGGTCAAAAGTCTAGTTACGGTGGTCATACCTCTTATGGTGGAAGTACGGCTTACGGTGGGAATACTTCCTATGGTGGAAACACTTCTTACGGTGGAAACGCTTGGAAACCTGTTGGAAGTAACAGTGGTGGGGCAAAGAGTTCTGACTGGGGTTCGACGCCAACGGCCGGTGATTGGGATGCTCCAACACCTGCTGCGCCTAAGAAGGAGGATGATAATTACATCCCAGAATgatttttcccccttttgGCCTAATAATCTTCGCTGCTATTATTGATTCATGTGTATTTTTTGTCGATGTGCTCTAGTAAAATAGataacaaatttttcaattatatttacGTATGATGTAACAGTCGATTTTATACGTTTGTTGGCCGCATCGTTCTGTAGCTTGATTATAGGTATTGCGTTAGTCGTCGACCTGTACCAGCTGTGATCATgttcacctttttttgcttctatttttttcccctcccactttttttcctctcaCTAGTTCCGCGACACGCGTtgtctttttccttctcgaccatttttttcaccaaaaaCAGGATAATTTCGATTCTATGAATTGATCTCTTACAAGTGGGATAAAATCGACACCAATAAATACAACCTTCTTCCATTGCACATTGCAACATCACAAAGAAGTTCTACTGGCATATCAACAATGTTTTTGACCTCCTTGTGTGCGATAATATTGGcccttttccaaatttcagCGGTCACCGCACTTAGATTCGAAGTGCCAGCATTACTACAACCTACTTCACAATGTGTGCGTGAGTTTGTCTCCGATGGCCAGCTTGTTGTTGTGACGATCAATACTGATGGCCAAAGTGGCGATGGCCAAATTTTGTCCGTCAAGATTTCCGGGGCAGATGGCAGTGAATACCGTAGAAAGGATAATGTCGTTGGTTCGTTTAAGGTGGCATTTACCGCAAAATCTTCCTCTTCGTTTGATATTTGCTTTGAGAATAAGATCCAGCCAGGATTTAGATCCAACGGCAGAGATCTTAAGAGACAAATCGAGTTGGATGTTGAGGCTGGAGCAGCTGCCAGAGATTGGAATGCTATTCAGGctgctgaaaaattgaagcCGGCTGAAGTCGAGTTGAGAAAGACAGATGAAATGATTGATGACATTGCCTCTGAGTTAGAATACCTAGTTAGAAGGGAAGAAAGGTTAAGAGATACTAATGAGTCTACGAATAGAAGAGTGCGTAACTTCGGTATTTTGATCattgttgttcttctttccgTTGGTATGTATCAAATCAGATACATGAGAAACTACTTCCGTTCAAAGCACATTCTATGATTTCACTATCATTGATTAAGTACactttgtatttttctttcgttTGTTGGTTATTATCATGTCTCTTGAACTTGGACTATTTCTTATAGGTAATAAATAAGTTCAATAGTAATGTTCTtaaaatgaattatttgTTCAGCTTagaaaagtatatataGCACAAGTAAATTATATAAGTCATATTCCGGTATTACCATTCCCCTAATATGCCTGTTCTTCCTAGAACCAAGGCAAAATCCATGTAGTTCATCCATGCGCGTTCACCATCGTTAATTACTGTAATCATGTCAAGCATAACATTAGTCGGCACATCTTGCTTCAACTTCTGGCATAGCATTTTCAAATCGTTGAGATATATTCTTTGCTTGTAGgcagttttcttttctgcgCTAGATAATACAGACTTTCCATTAACTGTTGCCAATGTCATATACCAGTAGTAATCAATGATGTCAATTTGGGCATTAAGACGCAACAGTAAAGCTCCCTCATAAAGATATTTCTCGAAATCCACAATTTGTGACACATCTGAACTAGAAGTTTCCAATCTATCCATACCAAAGTCTTGTACATTAATGAACGTCAACAACTTATCAGGTACATTTAACTCGgttttgaataaatttggAATGTACTTGATCAAAATATCTTCTGTATCATTTCTATCACAAAATTTTGTATAGGCATCTAAAAGTTCATCCTGAATTTCCTGAGGAATACGGCTTGTCCTCGACTTTGCATAAATGCTTTCAAATGCCACATTTTCAGCAAGTGTCTGTTTTCTATGGCGGCCCATCGTCCTTCGAAGTTGTTTTATCAAACTTCAATTCTTTAATACAAAGAGATGGCAGCTACTAGgttttatattttgatgtttgGATTTATGTACGGATGTTCCCATCCGAtttagataaaaaaaaggctcGGTCCAACTTTTACGCGGAATTACCCTTTGGTAACCCTACAAATACAAAGTAAAGTTATGTTTCCGTCATTGCTGTGTACAATAAAGAATAAGCAGActataataaagaaatttttaattaaaAAGCAGTGGTGAAttaaatgttttttttattatacaATGTAGTACTCACATCTGCCAACCATTAAAcatattgttgttgtttaGGCCACCCATCCCACCATTAGCATCGTTACTCTGTGCACCAGAGCTATTCACCTTAGCAAGAATCTGCTCTGGACTTAATACATTCTCGATTGCATTCATCGTATTGTCCATATTCATTCCAGGATTAGTCGGTGATCCAGAATTACTGATCATATCGGCTGTAGATATCGTACCAGGTTGATTTTGTTGCGAATTAGCTGTTACATTCTGCGCCTTGTTCCCATCAAAGCTTTCGTTAAAAAACTGAAATGATTGGCCAGTGCCCTGGCCAATATGCACTTTTGATTTCTGTGCTTGATTTGAgttcatattttttggaGAGCCGTTCTTCCCTCTTTGTTGTAAAAACTGACGATAAAGTTGTTGCTgtttttgtatttgtgATAATTGTTGCGGCCTTTGTTGCATTAAGTTTGTTTGATTATGCAAGCCCTGTTGAGGTTGTTGTAATTGGTTTTGTagttgttgctgctgctgtcTGAATGCATCAAGTTGCATTTGTCTTTGAGTCTGCCTTCCATCAGGCATTCCGATGGAAGAACCTGGGGAATTTCCAAAGTTTTGTTGTGATACAGGCGactgttgctgttgttgttgttgttgtctTCTTACTCTCTGCTGCTGAACCATAATTTCCATTCGCTTCTGATATAAAAAAACAGCATCAGGATATAACTCATCTAAACTCTTGTAGTATTCATTTAATTCTGGTAATTCTTGAGGTGGAAAGACTATCTGCGGTAAGGTGTAGTTTTTCTTCTGGTTTGTATTGTTTAGCGTATGAATATCGTTTATTGAAGCAAGGCACATCAAATTCATATGAATTCTTTTTAGATAGCTTTGATacatcacttttttttgattgtaGTCCATCGCTCCTGTGTTCGATTTGTTCATGACATAAGCCTGTAATATTATGCACTTCTGCAAAAGAattgtatttatttgaagaagaacgtcaattcttttcttatcgcgttcatcatcaatattcGGCGGTTGGTTATTATACGTCCTTATCATGTTGGAAAATCCTATGGCAGGATTTATATTTCCGTTTGTAAAGTTTCCGTTTTGTTGCTGCACGTTCATTAATAGATTTGTGTTTCTCCCCTGTATATTTGAGTCGAATAGCAGTTTATTTCATATACTGGATTAGAAAATATGTATGTGATGTGATTAAAAGCGAAAATACGAAAGAGcggagagaaaaaaaaattcgaaCCTCGATTTCAGGAAACAGGATTAGCTGATGGATAAATGTCCCATAGACAGGATATATGTTTGCCCgtaaatatttttccatTGTATTTAACTATAGAATTTGTTTAGAACAGTCATAATGCAATGCATTTGAAAGTAATTTGATTAGTAAATATAGATAGTATTGGTTTTGATGAGAAAGAATTAAAGCTACAGTCCATCATCAGATCCTTTCATCATACTCCCAATTAGTATTagtttttgtttatttgaattttgaaCTCCACAATTTAAAAGTCATTGAAAGCAGATATCATAGTAGAATAATGATAAACTTTTTGTGTGTAAAGATTACTTCACAGATATAGTTAAATTAGATGTTTTTGACCGAATATGTCAGTAAGAGGCCTACTAGTTATGTATGCGCATCCGGAGACTTGTAATTTACATCAAGAATTTTACATTCCTggattcaatttttttttttttaatttcgtCTTTCCTTTATAATTGGGGAGGCCCGCACTTGTGTACGAGAAATCACATgttcatttttgaagaaagaaaggacAGCTaatgaagaagcaagaaaggATGACACTTAGAGCAACTTGGAATGAAGTTGATTTGACCAGAGacaagaaatttattcagTGTTTGATTGTTAATTAGTTCCCAACCTTTTATCTCCTCACTAGTACTAGTAGTTCACgtaataaatttctcccaCTGGATTTAACACATCCATTCAAATTGTATCTTTGTTCAACTTCCAACAGTTTAATGCCTTTTACAAGTGCTTTACTTCACGTACATTTCCAGTTAACGATGCCATATTCCATATCGAGTCAGTAATTTGTGTTGTGTTACGACATGATATATGACATGGGCAGCTTTATTTTGACAACCAAAAGCCCACTTTCAAATGTAGAATGAATAATTATAGTTTGTGCTGTTAATATATTCAGATTTGCTTCATTGAATATATGTTTAAATTGTTACTTTACAAAGCTTTTCACTAGTTTCTCTCTTTTGTATTTAGAATCCTTTAACCTTTTATCAGCAGGAATAGCTTTTCAGACgaaggaaatgaaatttggTCGTCTTCTCTTTTAGTTTAAGAAAAGGGTAAAAAttaatcattttttattacaAATAAGTTTTCTAAATGTTACATATGTATTCTATAATAGCATTTTATGAATAGATATAATGATGGAGACAAACTGGCTTTGGAGTAAATTATTATATCTCCTCAGAATTCCCTCATtcgatttttttcccctcaaTATGTGGAGCCAACTAATCTATAGGATATTCTCACCAAGACCAATATATGGTGCCAAGACGCGTATGCCCATTCAATAGCGATCAAAAGGGTCGCTTTTATTATCCATGGTGTCAATTTTTACTTATTCACAAATTAATTTCAAGACTACTAATCATGGAAAGAGACAAACATCAAAATTTAGTTAGTGGGGAAGAAACTGCCCGTAATGACATAACTAAAGATTCTAACGAGCCAAGCATATATGACATTCGACACAGGTGTGAAGTGTACCATATGCAACATTTTAGAGTTCAGATAATCATACTTAAACACAGGTCAATGATTGACTTTTTGGATTATCTAGAAGATTCACTATATGAATCGTACCCATTCATCAATTATCCTCAACCAGAGCTCCTAAAACTAATTCTAACAGCTACAACAGTCACCAAATTGAGTCTTTCAGACCCTCAAATATCTGCTTCAATTGTACCGAAAGCACACTCTCGTCCTTTAAGCAATAGATCTACTGATTATTTAACAAGCTTACTGCTACTATGTAAGAAGTTGGGAAAGAACAGAGATCCAAAATCTTTGGACGACGAGATATATTTTTACGAATTGGAAAATTTATGGAAGATTATGTCTTCCttacttcattttattaCAAAGTCCAATTCTCTGGGTCGCAGAAGTGTTTCTGATAAAATTTACCGTACAAAGGAAAGACAGGGGGCAGAGGATAATGACCTTAATACAACCGCTAATCAGGAAATACAGAAATTGCGCCATTTAAATGAAGAGGAATGGTTTTCGCGTCAAGAGCTTTTCGGGAATTCCAATTTTGATAAACTTGGAAGGCCATTTTgggaatattttttatggGGTTTCAAGTGCTGCATCAAGGGTTCGATTCATAATGATCAGGTCTCACAATTAACCTGGAGTACATGGAAAAATGCTTTATTCATTATCACCGAATACTACAAAATTGAATGGCAAATTTTATGCAATTCAGGTGTTCGCTTTCATGATGCTTATGCAGGTGATCGTTATAACTCATACTTTTTAAGAAATGTATTTAGTTTATGGGGAAGCAGTGCCAGCTCATGTTTTAGTCGTCTTATAACAATATCGTTTATGCATTCGTTAGATTCCTTAGATAGAATACGACCAATCATGGAAAGCGACTTGATTTTAAGGgatacttcaaattatatcCCAAATAAGAAAATCCCAATTACTTCAGAACTTGGTCTAGAAACTATCTATTTTCGGGAAACCTTAATATCATTAggatatttatatatttgtcTTTTTGTGCCTAAGCGAAGAGTATCCTTACAGAAATATTATTGTGAAAACTTATCCAAGAATCTTATCGATCTTTGCGAAACAGACTTTCGGAAATTCCTTAGCAATTGTGACCTATCTATACCAGAACTAAGAGAAATGTACAAATTTACGattcttattattttggAATCTTTGACTGACATAGATCAAATATTCACCAAAGACACAAAGACAATTATTGCGGAGGCGGAGATATGCCACAGAAATAAACCTACAGAATGGCACATACCACTGCTGACACATTTCATCAGAGCCATTGATATGGCTAAAAGATGAATTTTTATTCAGTACATATGTAAACCTATACTAACGTAAGAAATCAACAGAAAATGCATTAATGTAACGTAAAGTAGgtaacaaatatatatatatattattattcaattTGGAGATGAACCAAGAAATCTAACATCTTCCTGACTGCAGTTATATGTGGAGGAATGATAGGATGCTCATCGTACAAGAAACGATCTGCTAACTCCTTTGAAAGGTACAATCTTTGTTGTTGCTTCTGCAGCTTACAAAATTCATGATATCGAATATTTCTATCGCCAGCCTTTTTGGAAGCCGCTTCGACAGAACCACCAAACTCGAAAGAATCCAAATCTCTTTTCTCAGGCAAGTAGTAGTTTTCATCCTTAGATGCAGCAACATCAGTTGATATGCTATTGTTCAAAGCATCAGTATCACTTGATTCAACATTTCCACACATCCTTATAGCTGGGTATAAACAATAATATCTCGAAAGGACACTTAGAAACTTGAACTGCGTAAGCAACTCCTTGAGAAGACAAACAGAATCCATATTAGAGGGGCAACTCAACAAATTCACCTCCAAAGTTTTGTTTTTTGCTACACCATCTCCTGTACCGATCAAGAAGCCAGTTTGAAGAGGAAGCCGGATCTGCTGGTGTAAAAGAGGTTGTGAAGACGGAAATATGATTCCATAACATTCACTCTGTCGGTCAATAAGAATAGGGTCATCAAAAAGATTTCCGGTACTACTTGTAACTTCAATAGAAGTTGAAGCATCAACATTGTAGGCTCcggcagaagaagaatccGCTAATCCCAGCTGATTCTTGAGTGAATGAACTTGTGAATAATCCACTGGTGAGCTCAGAAAATATGAAGGAGCAGAATCCAAACCTTGCCTACTGACGGGTGTGAGGCGCGTTCCACCCCCGGTCATGGATGCCAGAACCACATTAGGCGTAGTaccaaaagaaggagagaTTGCCGAATTAGTTTCAACGTTAGGTGTTTGACTAGCACTCGAAATGATTCCAAGCCCAGAAGATAATACGGAACTTCTTTGAAGGTCATTCACGCTTTGAGAATTCACATCTTTTCTGCTCTTTAAAATAGACGGAAGTTTATAGTTCGATAATATGAGCGAAGATGATTCCGGCTCTATTGTAAGAATCACCAATTTAACATTTCTGTGTTGTAAAgattctttcttccaaGCAGACAGCTCATCATCCGGCAGTATATCATTCAAGCGAGAAAGGATGATTGAGCCATTATGACCATACCTCTCCATGAACTGTAAACTTATGCTGAAA
It includes:
- a CDS encoding uncharacterized protein (BUSCO:EOG09260NXC) — translated: MSEDKRGSGMKEDKTPKSLVKGEEDNEKILRESEFETNTPEDKLIPEVGSSDQPDSKEQIVKKEEPEVEDSNNAALGQDDEEEDSNNHDDDGEEENDDDDDDDDDDDDDDDDDGDDVHRRKRRRGNRFLDVEAEVDEDEDEDEDDEEAELLKKDFLADDEAPEAASAAAESHIKLDRSREKLDEEDAQALAAQFRERYGRSASSRYMGSGAKVSQRLLLPSVDDPSIWGIHVKHGREKSIVRQLYARMFNMKGVEGVYSAFQRDDFEGYIYVEARRIDVVDRILSGIPGIYITGGKVLVPIDEYPDLLRPGKPEDHEVKPGSYVRIRSGKYKGDLGIVDNLADNGLEARVKLIPRLDYGRGVGSLTGRGHRGYHKGMARPPQKLFSQYSASQYDPEHLTTARTERNFFVYRNEEYIDGYLFKDISMTHLVMKDIRPTLRELELFGMGKDNNAQNIDNEAEGGSMPVDINKMARSLKKAQISSILFQPGDRIVVSSGEQTGMHGHVTSVAGNGKIVQVILKDGRAKEEVEVPASALRKVFLPGDHVTVVRGVHSGESGMIVQVQRKQVTLISDQTGKDVTVFANYLQRSVDRGALNMATESTEQEDADDEDGESSATFELHQIVRLNPTDVGLVIRMEKNALTILRTDGFTVRVEPEQIQSAVKLDRMTEKTTDRFGNEVKVGDVIKEIHGEKRQGNVLHVFRTTLFVRSKSIVENSGLFVVDADTVQILSAHADISTNSPAVAISGAFKMPDLSRMNPNRMAHPQINVSSTKFGGRDPTIHQYVSVRKGPYKGKKGLVKDANGSMARVEMHNPAKIVAINKVDLLFEVRPGQYIAYEQFAESRGRGRRAGRGGRVYSDAVARPPPSSAGSESPMWSSSGPTSTAASVPNGGAQNGGLTPSWSSSRTPAWGGRTPGWGNSGEKTPSWTSGGGKTPAWGSGSRSSWGGSSTRGQKSSYGGHTSYGGSTAYGGNTSYGGNTSYGGNAWKPVGSNSGGAKSSDWGSTPTAGDWDAPTPAAPKKEDDNYIPE
- a CDS encoding uncharacterized protein (SECRETED:SignalP(1-21)), which produces MFLTSLCAIILALFQISAVTALRFEVPALLQPTSQCVREFVSDGQLVVVTINTDGQSGDGQILSVKISGADGSEYRRKDNVVGSFKVAFTAKSSSSFDICFENKIQPGFRSNGRDLKRQIELDVEAGAAARDWNAIQAAEKLKPAEVELRKTDEMIDDIASELEYLVRREERLRDTNESTNRRVRNFGILIIVVLLSVGMYQIRYMRNYFRSKHIL